The Chroicocephalus ridibundus chromosome 2, bChrRid1.1, whole genome shotgun sequence genome includes a region encoding these proteins:
- the ZEB1 gene encoding zinc finger E-box-binding homeobox 1 isoform X3 has protein sequence MTSHKSGRDQRHVTQSSGNRKFKCTECGKAFKYKHHLKEHLRIHSGEKPYECPNCKKRFSHSGSYSSHISSKKCIGLMPVNGRARSGLKTSQCSSPSLSASPGSPARPQIRQKIENKPLQEQLPVNQIKTEPVDYEFKPIVVASGINCSTPLQNGVFSGGSPLQATSSPQGVVQAVVLPTVGLVSPISINLSDIQNVLKVAVDGNVIRQVLENNHANLASKEQETISNASIQQGGHSLISAISLPLVDQDGTTKIIINYSLEQPSQLQVVPQNLKKENPVPTNSCKNEKLPEDLTVKSEKDKNFEGETNDSTCLLCDDCPGDLNALQELKHYETKNPPQLPQPSGTEAEKPDSPVPSETGENNLSPGQPPLKNLLSLLKAYYALNAQPSAEELSKIADSVNLPLDVVKKWFEKMQAGQISVQSSGPSSPEQVKLSSPTDNDDQAATTNVSEPQNSTNNSQNPVSTTKSQTLPGGSTLNGSRSSTPSPSPLNLSSSRNSQGYTYTAEGVQEEPQVEPLDLSLPKQHGELLERSTITSVYQNSVYSVQEEPLNLTCAKKEPQKDNSITDSDPIVNVIPPSANPINIAIPTVTAQLPTIVAIADQNSVPCLRALAANKQTILIPQVAYTYSTTVSPAVQETPPKQTQANGNQDERQDTSSEGVSNVEDQNDSDSTPPKKKMRKTENGMYACDLCDKIFQKSSSLLRHKYEHTGKRPHECGICKKAFKHKHHLIEHMRLHSGEKPYQCDKCGKRFSHSGSYSQHMNHRYSYCKREAEERDSTEQEETGQEVLNNEHAGARASPSQIDSDERESLTREEEEDSEKEEEEEEEKEVEGLQEEKECRKLQEVEDDEEEEEEEEEEEEGKTEGNKNDEAVNQASNAEPEATQNDRQVSEEKNE, from the exons AGACATGTGACGCAGTCCAGTGGTAATCGAAAATTCAAGTGCACTGAATgtggaaaagcttttaaatataaacatcacctaaaGGAGCACCTACGAATCCACAGTG gaGAGAAGCCATATGAATGCCCAAACTGCAAGAAACGTTTTTCCCATTCTGGTTCATACAGTTCACACATAAGCAGTAAGAAGTGTATTGGTTTGATGCCCGTGAATGGTCGAGCTCGGTCAGGGCTCAAGACGTCTCAGtgctcctccccttccctttctgcatCACCCGGTAGCCCAGCAAGACCACAGATACGACAAAAGATAGAAAATAAACCCTTGCAAGAGCAACTTCCTGTTAACCAAATCAAAACTGAACCTGTGGATTATGAATTCAAGCCCATAGTGGTTGCTTCAGGAATTAATTGTTCGACCCCTTTGCAGAATGGGGTTTTTAGTGGTGGTAGCCCATTGCAGGCAACCAGTTCTCCTCAGGGTGTGGTGCAAGCTGTTGTTCTACCAACAGTAGGTCTGGTGTCTCCCATAAGCATCAACTTAAGTGACATTCAAAATGTACTTAAAGTGGCAGTGGATGGTAATGTAATAAGGCAAGTATTGGAAAACAATCATGCTAATCTTGCATCCAAAGAACAAGAAACAATCAGCAATGCATCTATACAACAAGGTGGCCATTCCCTCATTTCAGCTATCAGTCTTCCTTTGGTTGACCAAGATGGGACAACCAAAATTATCATCAACTACAGCTTGGAGCAGCCGAGTCAACTTCAGGTTGTTCcacaaaacctaaaaaaagaaaaccctgttcCTACAAATagttgcaaaaatgaaaaattgccagAAGATCTTACAGTGAAGTCTGAGAAGGATAAGAACTTTGAAGGAGAGACCAATGATAGCACTTGTCTTCTTTGTGATGACTGTCCAGGAGATCTTAATGCACTTCAAGAATTAAAGCACTATGAAACAAAAAATCCTCCTCAGCTTCCTCAGCCCAGTGGAACAGAAGCTGAGAAGCCCGACTCCCCTGTCCCATCAGAAACTGGGGAGAACAACTTATCTCCTGGTCAGCCACCTTTAAAGAACCTTTTATCGCTTCTAAAAGCTTATTATGCATTAAATGCACAACCGAGTGCAGAAGAGCTTTCAAAAATAGCTGATTCAGTAAACCTACCACTGGATGTGGTAAAAAAGTGGTTTGAAAAAATGCAAGCTGGACAAATTTCTGTGCAATCTTCTGGACCATCTTCTCCTGAACAAGTTAAATTAAGCAGTCCCACAGATAACGATGATCAAGCAGCAACTACAAATGTGAGCGAACCCCAGAACAGCACAAATAATTCACAAAATCCCGTCAGTACAACAAAATCCCAGACTTTACCAGGGGGATCAACTCTGAATGGTTCACGCAGTAGCACGCCATCCCCATCGCCACTAAACCTTTCTTCATCAAGAAATTCACAGGGTTATACGTACACAGCAGAGGGTGTACAAGAAGAGCCACAAGTCGAACCTCTTGACCTTTCGCTACCAAAGCAACATGGAGAACTGTTGGAAAGATCTACCATAACTAGTGTTTACCAGAACAGTGTTTATTCTGTCCAAGAAGAACCTTTGAACTTAACTTGTgcaaaaaaagaaccacaaaaggACAACAGTATTACAGACTCTGATCCTATTGTAAATGTAATCCCACCAAGTGCCAATCCCATAAATATTGCTATACCTACAGTCACTGCCCAGTTACCTACAATTGTTGCCATTGCTGACCAGAACAGTGTTCCATGCTTGAGAGCTCTTGCTGCCAATAAGCAAACCATTTTGATTCCACAGGTGGCTTATACATACTCTACTACAGTTAGTCCTGCAGTTCaagaaacaccaccaaaacagACCCAAGCCAATGGAAATCAG GATGAAAGGCAAGACACTAGCTCAGAAGGAGTATCGAATGTAGAAGATCAAAATGATTCTGATTCAACACCcccaaagaaaaagatgagaaagacagaaaacggGATGTACGCGTGTGATTTAtgtgacaaaatatttcagaagagcagctcATTATTGAGACATAAGTATGAACACACAG GTAAAAGACCTCACGAGTGTGGAATCTGtaaaaaagcatttaaacacaAACACCATTTGATCGAACACATGCGACTGCATTCTGGGGAAAAACCCTACCAATGTGACAAATGTGGAAAGCGTTTTTCACACTCGGGGTCTTACTCCCAGCACATGAATCATCGCTATTCCTATTGCaaaagagaggcagaagagcGTGACAGCACGGAACAGGAGGAGACAGGCCAGGAGGTCCTCAATAACGAGCATGCTGGTGCCAGGGCGTCTCCATCGCAGATCGACTCGGATGAGAGAGAGAGTCTAaccagggaagaagaggaagacagtgaaaaagaggaagaggaggaggaagaaaaagaggtagaaggacttcaggaagaaaaagaatgtaGGAAACTACAAGAAGTAGAGGATgacgaagaagaagaagaagaagaagaggaagaagaagaaggcaAAACTGAAGGTAACAAGAATGATGAAGCTGTAAATCAAGCAAGCAATGCAGAACCAGAAGCTACACAGAATGACAGGCAGGTGTCGGAAGAAAAAAACGAATAA